The following are encoded together in the Humulus lupulus chromosome 5, drHumLupu1.1, whole genome shotgun sequence genome:
- the LOC133834395 gene encoding syntaxin-81-like codes for MSKVRDRTEDFKDAVRRTAVSLGYDESKLATILANFIIHKPHQRSAFTRGALKTLESIKTLEQFMLKHRKDYVDLHRTTEQERDSIEHEVGAFIKACQDQIDVLKNSINNEETNSTGWLGIRVDKSNADTVTHKHGVVLSLSEKLHSVTSQFDQLRAIRFQEAISRATPRRKFKPIITKPSSENSSQLNNFEPREADQFQPEPLKVKQQLLDDETRALQVELTSLLDSVQETETKMVEMSALNHLMATHVLHQAKQIGQLYDQAVEATHNVELGNKELSQAIQRNSSSRTFLILFLFVLTFSILFLDWYS; via the exons ATGTCAAAAGTCAGAGACAGGACTGAGGATTTTAAAGATGCCGTGAGGCGCACTGCTGTTTCTTTGGGATATGATGAG TCTAAATTGGCCACCATTTTGGCAAATTTTATTATCCACAAGCCTCACCAAAGATCAGCTTTTACTAGAGGCGCACTGAAAACA CTTGAGAGCATTAAAACACTAGAACAGTTTATGTTGAAACATCGTAAAGATTATGTGGATCTACATCGCACTACTGAGCAGGAGAGAGATAGCATTGAGCATGAA GTTGGTGCCTTTATTAAAGCATGCCAAGATCAAATTGATGTTTTAAAAAACAGCATAAATAATGAAGAAACAAATTCAACAGGCTGGCTTGGCATTCGGGTTGATAAATCTAATGCTGATACTGTAACACACAAACATGGGGTG GTTTTGAGTTTGAGTGAGAAGCTTCATTCTGTGACCTCACAGTTTGATCAGCTGAGAGCCATACGCTTCCAAGAAGCCATTAGTAGAGCAACACCAAGAAGAAAATTTAAGCCTATTATTACCAAACCAAGTTCTGAAAATTCATCTCAACTAAACAATTTTGAGCCAAGAGAAGCTGATCAATTTCAACCGGAGCCTCTAAAAGTCAAGCAACAGCTCTTGGATGATGAAACACGTGCTCTTCAG GTCGAGCTGACTAGCCTTCTAGATTCTGTTCAAGAAACCGAAACGAAGATGGTGGAAATGTCAGCATTGAATCATCTCATGGCTACACATGTTTTGCATCAAGCCAAACAAATAGGACAACTATACGATCAG GCTGTTGAAGCTACACACAATGTGGAGCTTGGTAACAAAGAACTGTCCCAAGCTATCCAGAGGAATAGCAGCAGCAGGACCTTTCTTATTCTTTTCCTATTTGTACTTACTTTTTCAATTTTGTTTCTTGATTGGTACAGTTAG